From the Drosophila simulans strain w501 chromosome 2L, Prin_Dsim_3.1, whole genome shotgun sequence genome, the window AGTTCGTCCGCGATCTCCGCTGCTTGGTGTTCACCAGCGACGAGTCCAGCGGATCGCAGTGCTCCCGGTTGCGGCTGGGCTCCGGGGAGACGCACTCTTCCGGCAATAATGGCTTATCCGGCGCCAGCTTCGGCGTATTACTGTCCTCCGTGCACTCGGTTATGTTGGCAGTGGGCAATCCAGACAGTTTTGGATCTGAAAAGGTTATAGTGTTTGCTATATACATATGCGTAAGGCATACCTAATATCAATCGATTTAGAACATAAAACACAAGATTATcctattattttaaaagcttGGGTCATGttttttacacttttaaaaaatcaattaaaaagaaattcaGACAAATCTTTCATGATGTCATCCCTTAAAAGATTTTAAGTCAGAAAATTTGGTTCCTTATCAGTGAAAAATGTCTTATTCTTCGTTTTAAGATCTctttttctattatatatGTGCTGGttataaaaatggcaaaaaatgtttttgactctataaagtatatatatcttgACCAGGATCAAGCCATTAgtctttatttaattaaaaggatTGATTATTGATTTGTTATGCACCTAAAATGCAAGTTCACTATCCGACGGATTCTATAGACGTTATGAATAagatcatttttatttgaaactaGAAACTACTAGCACAACAGATACTTGATGTTTCACAAAGTTAATTGGCactttttttatgaaaatacaTTTGGTGCTACAACTACTGGCTTATTAACTCAAATATTAATGGGTATCGAATACactacatatattatattcacAATATTGGTTAGATGAATCAAACCAATGAATTACGAATTGCTCTTAAATATGAATACGGGATGGTAATAAAGTTATAGGAAAAAGGTTTATAGCCATTTATCTTTCTCAAACCTTGATTTTAACCTATACCGTAGAAAGTATATTTCACTAGCTGAGTCGATCAAGCCATGACCGTTTGTTTCTCCGTTTttctgtccgtataaacgtgATATTCTTACTTACTCGCGTTTTTTGTATTCAATCCATGTGTAATGGAAAAGTCGTAAATCATAAAAGTCATAATTGTTAACGAACATTCTAATTATGCAAcaactttttagttttttttttattattgagTGAAAAACACTTGGTTTTAAGCCCATTTCTAGCAATTTAAGAAGTTGTAGGTGAAGCATTCTGTATAAGCCatcaatataaaattaaattaattaataaaataaatatataaataaatataaattaatcccaaattttggcaaataaataagtaattatgATACTAAATGGTAGGGGCATAATAAATTATCTATTGTTGTACAAAagatttaaaacaaaagaaataaatttggtTTGGACCATACAAATTCAATCTCCGACGGATATCAGATTGCGGATTTCCTTAAGATATCAGCTTACGGAATGTCTTAAGTGATATCTACCAGTAACACCCATCATATCCAGTTAGTGAAGTTACCTTCCGGCTGGGAGTCCACGTCCAAATCCTCCGAAATTAGCCAGTTCTTGGGCTTCGGCTCCACCGCGGCCTTGTGGAGAGTGGGACTAAGGCTGTAGGTTTCCACATGCTCCTCGCGCTGCGAATGGGTTTCTTCCGGTGGCTCCGGATCGACCGCGAGGATCGTGTTGCTCTCGGATACGGACAGGTCGGTAATGTCTATGTCCACGGACTCCTCGCCACTCGCGCAAGTATCGGCGTAACTGCCGCCGGAACTGATCGAGTTTATGAATATGGAGTTTTTCACTTCCGTGGGTTTTTTCAAACGCGCGCCCGTCATCGAATTGAATAAGGCGTGAACACTGTTGTTAGTTAGATTGAACTCAAAGGACTTGGTGACAAACTGGGCCAGCTGCTCCATTATCCTTGGCTTgggtaaacaaataaatgccgCTGCTTTTTTATGCGTTCGAGCATAAGTTGCTGTAACGAAACTAAGCTGCCGACTATTTTATAGTCAACACCAATGGCAATCGGCGTGCCTAATCACCTCAGTTGGCTCTTTATTGCTGCGCATGTCCTGCGGATTATCCACAATCGAATTCCACGCTTAAATTGTTCGAGAGAGCGACGGAATAAAAAATCTTGGCGCTTCGATTTTGGCCAAGCTTGAATGGATGACTGCCTGTTTTAATGGGCAAATATGACTAGTTCAACATCTTGACTCTATTCAATTAGCAATTTCTTTGGTCCTGGAACATCACTTCACTCCACTCTCTTCCCCTTCAGTTTCTAGCGAGCTCGCTCTCTCGTTCTCTCTCGCGTGAGTCCTTAAAAATCCACCCCAAGTCGGCGGGGCAGTGTAAAGTTAAGTGAAGTCCTGCCTACGGAGGTCCTTTCAATTGCTCTCATTGGTCTACGGAGCAGGCAAAGTGGTTGCACGCTCAGCGATTCCAGCTTACTTTCCTATTATTGGTTATAGCCATTATGGAGCACTATTTAACCATTAAGCGGCAATGAAACACATTATAATTGCAATAAATGATGCCATGTGGGAGGAGTTTTGCGCGGAAGTTTCAGGACCTCGTCGAAGGATTTCCAGCGCTCAGCTTTTGGCACTTTataaataccatttaaatCGCTGTGCTTGCCACGAAAATCCACAGGAAAAGggcattatttttatttcacaaagtcgtcgtcgtcgtttgGGGAGCTGTTTTATCGATTTGTGGGCGGGCTCAGTGCCATAAAACATGGATCTGAGTTGGCgctttgccacgccccccataTTCATTACTTCAACTTTGTGCTAATGACACTGGGCTACAAAGGTGGCATAACTCATTGCTCAGTTTATTGCACAAGAAACCAATCGAAGGACGAATATACTCAGATAATGTCCTAGTTTTTACAGAACGAACATGTGCCATCTTCATTTGTCAAACCGAACTGTGTTGCACAGTGTTAACTCATTCATTTGTCAACTTTTCAAACCCATTGAGATGGAGACATCTAGACTTGCAGATTCATTcgttattattaaaaaatcatttattttctCGTCAGTTTATAGACTTGGAAACATGaatttgttgatattttctttagatatatattttatacataaatatctAGAAGCATTAGTTTAAACTATTGCATAAGCCGCATAGTTGGCAAGTCCGCACATATTGACTCCCTTGCGAACTCGTATATAACCATTTTCGCCCCAATTTTGGCCCCACCAATTCTTTAGTATCCAATAATCCTTTGCAAAACCAATTACCACCATGGCATGATTTACGGAAGCCGAGGAGCACAAGGGGTCATCGTAGATGCCGTCACTGAGACAAAAgggtaaattttaaatataattactaGTTACGGCCATTACCTGTACAGTTGAAATGTCTTTGGGGAGGCATTTATAGATATAGCAACTGGTCCAATGTGGGTAACTGCCGCCTGAATGGCCTGCTCATCGCGCACGGGAAGAATGGCCCAGGATGATACATTCACTACGGATAAATCGGGTACAAACTGGCATTTACCTTTCTGAAAAACATAAGCATTAGttagcataaatattttactttccATACTATACtatgtttaaaaaacaaaagattcgTACCTAAAATTCCCAATTAAATGAATAGTTCATGTTGTAGTCATTCTAACACTTAGTCTACGGTGTAACTGacattcttatatatatacgaaCAAAAAACAACTATCTTCTAAATTGTATTGCACTTCTAATTACCCTTGCCACATACGGATAATCCTGATCCCTCATTATGCCGCCCGTGCTCTGCAAATAAGTCAAAGTATTTCGCAGGGAACCGCCGACGCATCCTTGGTTTCCATGGGACACACTGCAGTCCACGATTTGTTGCTTACTCAGGCTCAATATTTTCCCGGTTCGCTTGAAAACCTGACCCACGATGCTCTCGGCAATGGAGAAGGCGTAGCACGAACCGCAGGTAAGTTGATTGTACGGTGGTGTGATGAATCCCTTACTCCGCCAATCCAAACTATCGGGCACATTGGTCATTAGAGGAGAACCAACTATTTCGGCCATATTATCCGCGCTGTCTTCAATATTGCTCTTCAGCAGTCGCAAATATCCCTTGAGGTAACCATCTGTGCTctggttttaaataaatttaaatattattatttttttaggctttcagatgtatatatattttttttaaatacgtACCATatcagcaaaaatatttggcttCAATCTGAAGCTCGTTTGACCATCCTTATAGTTTTGGTTGTGCTCCTCAATAACTTTGAAATTTTCCTCGAACGCTTTGTAACTTCGCATTTCATCGTGGGTGCGAAGATATTTGCGATTGTTATTATTCTACAAGGTTATGCATTTATTAGCtcttaatagttttaatttatattttcccaAAGCTTACcttaaacttttcaaattcGCTCTTGCAATTTGGGGAAGAAGAATTTCCTTCGTTCAAATTGGAAGTTACAATTTGACTATTTAGGCCACATAAACAAccaaagaaaattaatttccacatTGCTTTCGACTCCATTACCTTCAGTTACTGCCAATAAACTAAAATCGCAACTAAGCATTTTTATGCTTTCTTAAGAAGCAACGAAAAGTTTGATCGAAGCTGTGAGCACccattaaaaacatttataaagagcatattatatatataagctgacaaaaaacaaaacaagattATACATCAAGAAtagttttttgcttttaatggTATAATGGTATaattagtaaaataaatacttttaaaatatttaaagaacaAAAACTGTTGACatgaaaaataattgcaagtGTGCTCCACGGTCAGCTGTGTTTCACTTCATCCTAAAATTCCAGTCGTTCCCACAGAAATGCATTATGGCCTCTCTTCCGAGTTATGCAACAAGTCTTGCGATTTTTTTTCAGTATGTCAATAGAAAAAACAGGTGGATGAAAACTTGGGAATACCCATAACATAAGTTCAAATACCCTTTGTCTTACATGCCAGTCGGAATTCAGTGTTTCTTTTCATTTGTGTCAGAAATGATTTAAAGTGTGTATTCTTAGCCTCAAGAACAGCTGTTTTGCGTAACATTGCGAATCCGGTTGATTTGCGTCAAAACAAAACCAGGATCA encodes:
- the LOC6731795 gene encoding procathepsin L, whose product is MESKAMWKLIFFGCLCGLNSQIVTSNLNEGNSSSPNCKSEFEKFKNNNNRKYLRTHDEMRSYKAFEENFKVIEEHNQNYKDGQTSFRLKPNIFADMSTDGYLKGYLRLLKSNIEDSADNMAEIVGSPLMTNVPDSLDWRSKGFITPPYNQLTCGSCYAFSIAESIVGQVFKRTGKILSLSKQQIVDCSVSHGNQGCVGGSLRNTLTYLQSTGGIMRDQDYPYVARKGKCQFVPDLSVVNVSSWAILPVRDEQAIQAAVTHIGPVAISINASPKTFQLYSDGIYDDPLCSSASVNHAMVVIGFAKDYWILKNWWGQNWGENGYIRVRKGVNMCGLANYAAYAIV